The genomic stretch ACATCAATAGTGATAACGGCCACGTTATCGAGGCGAACCGTCAGATTAAATGCAGATGGCATATCCATTATTCAGCCTCCAGAACCATTGCTGCGCCAAGGCCACCCGCCGCACAGGCGGTAACGAGGCCAAACCCGCCGCCACGGCGACGGAGTTCATGTAATGTTTGCGTGATCATCCTCGCCCCTGTGGCGGCAAACGGATGACCGTAGGCGATAGAGCCGCCCAGCACGTTGAATTTACTCTGATCCACTTCGCCCGTGGCATGGGCGCGGCCCAGCACATCGCGCGCGAAACGCTCGCTTGCCAGCAGCTGGACGTTTGCCAGGGTTTGCGCGGCAAACGCTTCGTGCATATCAATCAGGGTTAAATCAGCCAGCGTCAGCCCCGCGCGCTCCAGCGCCAGCGGCGTGGACCACGCCGGACCTAACAGCATGTCCTGCCAGACATCAATAGCGGTGAAGGCATAGCTGCGTAGATAGCCCAGGGGAGTGATGCCCAGCTCCTTCGCGCGGGATTCGGTCATCAGGATCACGGCGGCGGCGCCATCCGTCAGCGGCGTGCTGTTCGCCGCCGTCACCGTGCCGTGTTTGCGGTCAAACGCCGGGCGCAGTTTGGCGTAATCCGCCAGCGTTGAGGTGCCGCGAATATTGTTATCTTCCGCAAGCGGTTCACGGTAGGGGGGGATATAGGCGGTCATGACCTCGTCGGCCAGCTTGCCTTCCGACCAGGCTTTTGCCGCAAGCTGATGCGAGCGATGCGCCAGGGCATCCTGCTGTTCACGCGTAATGCCGTACGTTTTTGCCATCTGCTCGGCGGTATCGCCCATGCGCAGGCCGGTGGAGTATTCCGCGACGGCAGGTGGTACAGGCATGAGGTCGCGCAGACGTAAACGCGAGAAGAGTTTGAGTTTCTGACTCGTCGTACGGGCTTTATTGGCATCCACCAGGATGCGCGCCAGCTTTTTACTGGCCCCAATCGGCAGCACCGAAGAGGAGTCCGCCCCACCCGCAATCCCGGCGCGAATCGTGCCCGCCATCAGGCTTTCAGCGACGTTAGCTACGGCCTGGAAGCTGGTTGCGCAGGCGCGGCTGACGCTGTAGGCATCAGTATGCACGTTCATCCCGGTACCGAGGACGATTTCACGCGCAATATTGGGGGCTTCAGGCATCTGCACAACCTGACCAAATACCAGCTGTTCGATGACGTCAGGCGGAATTTCGCTGCGAGCCAGCATCTCCCCCACTACCATTTTTCCCAGGTCGACGGCCGGTATGCCATGAAACGCCGTTGCCTGACGCGCAAACGGCGTGCGCAACCCACTGACTATGGCAATGCGATCGCCCTGACGGGTAATAAGCGGTAATGCCTGACTCATAACACTCCCCTGTAAAAAATTTTCGCAAACATAAAGTGGTCTGACCTGATAATAGTCTTAACCATTTTTTTACATTCAGCCAATCGGGGAAACGAAAAAGTGCGAGCTAAAACACAGAGAAGAAAAAGAAAATGCCCCAAGGAAAAAGCAAAACGGTAACCCATAGGTTACCGTTTTTAGTATTTGCACCCTCTCCCGTGGGAGAGGGCTGGGGTTGAGGGCATCAGGCCACAGAGATTAACGCAGGCCCAGCTGGAAAATCAGCGTTTCTGCTTCACAGGCGAAGACAAAGTCGATGTCCAGCTTCACTCCACCTTCCACTTCGGTAAAGGTAGACTTGATTTCACACGGATCGGATTCAACGTCACGCGCACGCTTGCTCAGCGCGGCCAGGGTCTCTTCCGCTTCGGCACGGTTGGTGAATACACGGCTGTAAGAGGCGGTGCAATCGGTGTTGTCCATGATGGTCCCAACATCCATACAGCAGCAAACCGGGGTTTCATCAGCACTGCATTTACTCATAGCTCAATTTCCTCTGTATTCGCGCAGCGCGCGAGATAAACACGATGCTGCTATTTTACGCCCCGGAGCGGGCGCTCTCCAGCCGTTAATGGCGTAAAAGCGGATAAGTGACCAATATCACACTAAAAAATGATCTAAAACAAAAACCACCCTTTTGGGTGAGTATTGATGGTCACAATTTTGCCAACCAGATCTCGTTTCACGAAACATGTTTGAAAATATTAATAAACAAACTTGCAACATTCCGGCTGGTCAGACCTATACTCTGGCCACTGGTCTGATTTGTCTGTCATACCTCAGACCCTACACTTCGCGCTCCTGTTACGGTATGTAACAATTATTGAATAAAAATAACTCAATGAGGTTATGGTCATGAGCCAGAAAACCCTGTTCAACAAGACTGCGCTGGCAGTCGCAGTGGCACTCGTCTCCACTTCCGCCTGGTCAGCGGGCTTTCAGTTAAACGAATTTTCTTCCTCTGGCCTTGGCCGTGCGTATTCCGGGGAAGGCGCTATTGCTGATGATGCGGGTAACGCGAGTCGTAACCCTGCGTTGATCATGATGTTCGATCGTCCGACCTTCTCTGCCGGTGCAATTTTTGTCGATCCAGGTGTTGATATCTCGGGCCGTTCTCCGACAGGTGCCGATCTGAAATCGGATAACATTGCCCCAACGGCATGGGTTCCAAACATGCACTTCGTGGCGCCGATTAATGACCAGTTCGGCTGGGGCGCATCCGTGACCTCTAACTACGGTTTAGCAACCGAGTTCAATAACGACTATGCAGCTGGGGCGTTTGGCGGTAAAACCGACCTGGAAACCCTGAACCTGAACCTGAGCGGTGCTTACCGTCTGGATAATCACTGGAGTTTCGGCGTTGGCTTTGACGCTGTGTATGCTAAAGCGAAGATCGAACGTTACGCGGGCGACCTGGGCAAAGTCGTCGCTGGCTCAGGCGCACTACCACCAGCCCTGGCACAGCGTGTGGCTGGTATCCCAGCGGATACTCAGATCGCTTATCTGAAGGGCGATGAGTGGGGCTTTGGCTGGAACGCCGGTATCCTTTATGAACTCGATAAAAACAACCGTTACGGCTTAACCTACCGTTCCGAAGTAAAAATCGACTTTGATGGAGATTACAAAAGCAGCCTCCCTTCTGCCTATAACCAGATCCTCGGCAACTTCGGTCTGCCGATGGGCACCAATGGCCAAACCACTGGCGGCTCTCTGAGCCTGCACTTACCAGAAATGTGGGAATTGTCAGGTTATAACAAAGTGGCGCCACAGTGGGCAGTTCACTATAGCCTGACCTACACCAGTTGGAGCCAGTTCCAGGAGCTGAAGGCGACCAATAGCAACGGCGACACGCTCTTCTACAAAGATGAGAGCTTCCGTGATGCTTACCGCATCGCACTGGGGACCACCTACTATATGGATGACAACTGGACATTCCGTACCGGTATTGCCTTCGATGATAGTCCGGTACCAGCAGACAAACGCTCTATCTCAATTCCGGATCAGGACCGCTTCTGGCTGAGCGCAGGTGCGACCTATGCATTCAATAAAGATGCATCTATTGATGCAGGCATCTCTTATATGCACGGTCAAAAAGTTAACTTCAAGGAAGGTCCGTATGAGTTCTCTTCCGAAGGTAAAGCCTGGCTGTACGGCATGAACTTCAACTACGCGTTCTAATTGGATTAGAATCAAAAAAGGTGAGCATTGCTCACCTTTTTTATTTACTCCGAATCGATATCTTTTAGTTCGTTTTCGATCGCCTTCGCGTTTGGATTCTCTTCCGGCTTCAGCTTGCCGCCGTTGGCAATAAAGTCATGATTCTGGAAGTACGCTTCACGCACCATAATATACGGGTCAGAAGACTGGCGCAGCAGACCATCAGAGTCGAGCAGTTGCGCGCGGGTTTCAATCCCTTCCACCGTCCATTTACCCACCGACAGCGGCCAGGTCAGCCACGACAGAACCGGATACAGCGTATCGACCATATCGCCGCCATCATCACGCACGGTGAAGCTGCCATAGAACGGCAGATGAACGTAAGGACCGTAACCGACACCATAATGCCCCAGCGTACTACCGAAACGGTGCGGCTGTTCACGCTGCAGTTTCGGGTTAGCCATACCTGCTACATCAATAAAGCCGCCCATACCCAAAATGGAGTTCAGGAAGAAGCGGGTAAAGTGGACCATCCCCTGATACGGGTCGCCCTGCAGGAAGTAGTTCACCATTACCGCAGGCTCTTCGAGGTTGCTGGTAAAGTTACTTAACCCGTTACGCGCAGGTTGTGGAACATAATCGCGCCATGCTACTGCTACCGGACGAACCACATACGGGTCCAGTACGTTGTAATTGAAGCTATACATTGAGCGGTTAAATCCTTCGAGAGGATCGGAGCGTCCCGTTTGCTCACCGGAGCTGGCGCAGCCCACAAGCATCGTCGCGCCAAGCGCAAGCGCCGACAGCCGAAGTTTCATAAATATCTCCCTGTTCAGTATGGCTATCGTTGATTGCCATCCGTAACGGAGCCGTTAATGCTCCGTCTGTAAACGTGCAAGCGATTGTAACAGCACGTTTACCGATGTCTATGAGCACAATTACGGGCAGTAACCACCGTGACTCTGATCTCAGCATAGCCTGGCTTTTGGAATTCGTTTCGCTGGCAATTTTATAATGTCTTTGAAAGAGATGTATCACCTTTGTTGTCATTGCTGACAATTTAAGAGCATCCCCACAGGCATCCCGATAAAAGCCGCTACGCTTAACAGAAAGACAACCTCCGGGAGCAGATATGAAAGATGTAGGCGAAGAAAAAATTGGCGAGAACACTGAGGATCTTGAAATTGAAAGCGAGGAGAAAGCGCGCGGCGAGAAGATAGAAATTGATGAAGATCGCCTCCCCTCCCGCGCAATGGCCATCCACGAGCATATACGCCAGGATGGTGAAAAAGAGATGGAGCGCGACGCGATGGCCCTCTTCTGGTCAGCCATCGCGGCCGGGCTCTCAATGGGGGCATCTCTGCTTGCGAAAGGGATATTTCATGTGCAGCTGGAAGGCGTACCCGGTGGATTTTTACTGGAAAATCTCGGCTATACCTTCGGCTTTATTATTGTCATCATGGCCCGCCAGCAGCTGTTTACCGAAAACACGGTGACCGCCGTTCTGCCGGTGATGCAAAACCCCACACTCGGTAATTTCGGTTTATTGATGCGGCTCTGGAGCGTGGTCCTGCTGGGTAATATTATCGGCACGGGCATCGCGGCATGGGCGTTTGAATATATGCCGATCTTTGATGAACCCACCCGGGATGCGTTTGTGAAAATCGGCATGGACGTAATGAAAAACACGCCGGTTGAGATGTTCTCAAACGCCATCATCTCTGGCTGGATTATCGCCACGATGGTCTGGATGTTTCCTTCAGCGGGAAGCGCAAAAATTGTGGTGATCATATTGATGACCTGGCTGATTGCGCTGGCGGACACCACGCATATAGTGGTCGGTACTGTTGAAATCCTCTATCTGGTCTTTAACGGTACGCTTCACTGGAGCGATTTTTTCTGGCCGTTTGCCCTTCCGACGCTGGCGGGAAACATTTGCGGCGGAACGTTTATCTTCGCGCTGTTAAGCCATGCCCAAATTCGTAACGACATGTCGAACAAACGCAAAGCTGAGCTTAAGGCACGGGAAAATGATGATAAATCGACAAAAAAATCGACCTGAATGGTGACTCTTTGAGCAGTCAGGCGGCGATGCGCTTAACGCAAAGTGTAAATAAGGCTATACTCGTGCCGCCTCGTCCCCTTAGTTAAATGGATATAACGAGCCCCTCCTAAGGGCTAGTTGCAGGTTCGATTCCTGCAGGGGACACTTTACCCTCGCGCTTTTTTCAGCACATTCGTCTGTCCAACGCCAGAATTCACTGAGCAGAAGAATCCTGTTTTATTTGAGCGTAACGCGTTGCCAGCTGTTTAAGACGTAACTCCAGTTGAGTCTTTTCAGCTTCAGGAAGCGCATGTCCTGCTGGATGCTGTGACAGACGCCTGAGCTGTTCTTCAGCCGGTATCGTTTGGTTAAAGGACTGTATAGTCGAAAAAACCACCGATTTAAGCTCACTTACCGTGATGTATTTTCCTTTTTGCTCGTCCAGACTACTCAGCCGGTGACTCAGTTGCTGAAGCGTCATCATTCCCTGATACCAGCTATTCATGGCGTCGACAGGCAACGCAGCCGCGTTAAATTTTTGCTGCCACTGCATTGTGAGCGATTTCGCCTCCTCCGGCCGCAATGTCTGGAGCTGTTCTAACAGCTGAAGGCTGTAGGAAATATTCCAGTCAGGAGGCAGTTTATCCAGGCGGGCAAGCTGCTGCTGCGTGTCTGTGATAAAGGTGGACGATAAAGTGCCTCGCAGTGTTAACGCGTTTTGCTGCACGGGCGTGAGCACTTCAGGTAACGGAGCCAGAGAGGCAAAAGCCTGAGTCGCCAGGGGGTCGGGTCTGGACAAAGAAATCCATCCCCAAGCCACAGCGATACAAACCACCAGCGTAGAACACATCCCGGCAAAAAAGGGCTTCCACTGTCTGACTGGCACGGGGGCTGTCGTGCGATCCTCTCCATTCGGCTGATTTTCCTGATGCACAACATATACCCATCTCACCTCTTCGATCGGTTCGGCTTTATCCAGAGGCGATTCGCTATCGTGCTTCATGTTCACATTCAAATCTGATGCGTCATTACTGCTTTCCAGCCGTTCAGCATTTGAACGTATCAACGTTCGTAACGTGTCGAGCTGGCTAAGGTGTTTGAGTTCCAGGCGCTGGAGCACCGCGCTCAGGCTGGTAAGTAACGCTTCTGCACGATAAAGCTCACTAAGATGACTGCTGTTGAATGGAAGCATACGCATGCGCTGCTGCAGGCGCTGGCTAAGGCCGCTAAGGATTTCCATACGAGCGTGTTGTGTCTTCGGCCATAAGGTGTGCCACTGGCGGCTAATCAGGGCCTCCAGAATCGCAAGCCCTTCATTCAGGCCAGCTAATCCAGACAGGTGAGTACGGGCAAAGGTGTACCATGCTGCTGTCTGCAACTCCACACCGTTCTGTTCAAACATTGAGAGACAGAGTCTTTGAACATATTGCCAGTTCACATCAGGGCGAGCAGGATGCGTCAGCTTGCTGAGTTCATCGCGGAGAGCGGCATAATCTGGCAGCGTACGCGGGTCGCCGCCGGTTTTTAACGTTATATGTTTGGTCATTCTGCAGGGCCTGCATATCCGTGTCGGTTAATATCGTCAGTTGATGTGTAAGACAGTTTTGCGTGTAGAAACGCAATGACTAATAAAGAAATGAATGTTATTGCTATGGCAGCAGCGCTAAAATCAGACCGAAAAAAACACCTTCATCAAATAGTTGTCCTGACTGAGGTGATGTATCAGGGGGAGTAAAGATCCAGTCATTTACGCTCCCCACCCGCATGAACAGCCGTCCCTGAGAAATCACCTTATCCCCGAAACACAAAGTCACCTCGATACAACCTGCGACTCCCTGTCCATAAAGAAATATCGGCATAAACTTAACCGCCCGGTTACCATAACGCAGGACGATACCGGAAATATCAAAAGCCCCGCCCTCCACCAGCAGGTCCGGAACGCATACCGTCCGTGGCTCCGTATTAAGTCCCGTATCTGTCAGCCACGCGTCCATCTCATCCTGAAGCTCAGCCATTCGCTGGCGAAACTCTGCAATATCAGCCTGGCTTTTATTAGCTGCGGGAACGGGTGCAGGCTGTCTGGCCTGCAGCTTCTTCAGGAACTGTGATTTTACTGACATGGTGTTATCTGCCTTATATACGGAGAGTTGTGTCGAGATACTGTTGTTGCCTGAGATGCCGCAACAGGACCCGACCTTCGGGCATAAACTCAGTCCCGTAGCGTACCAGGCCAATCCCTTTAAGTTCAGCATCAATGGCATAGCGCAGCTCGCCGGGAATGTTCTGCTCCAGCAGAACAACGTCTATCTTTTTCAGGCGCGGTTCATATTTGAGCAGGACGGCAGACAATGTACCCATTAGTTCATGAGCCGTTCCGGGCATGCCCTGCAGGATTTTGGTCATATCGGGCAGCCCGTAGTCAGGCAGATGCGCCAGCGTGCCGGCGCGACAGTTGAGAACGCGCTGCATGTTATCCAGAACCGAAAGGATGACCTGGTTTTCTTCACTGACCTGTTTAAGGTCGAGGCCACCGCTAAAATTCCCGGTTAGCATTTCATACAGCGAAGGCGTGTTATGTCCCTGAGGCATCAATTGTCCTTAAGCGGTTGCAGCGTCAGATGGTTCTCACCGGCTTCCAGAATGCGCGGTTTATCGGGATCCAGATCGCTGCGCTTGATAACCAGCTTCCAGGTGTCGTTGGTCATGTCCGGATGGCGGAACAGCCCCACTACCGCGACAAACTGCGCCTCTTCTTCCATCGGCATATCAAGGCTTGCATCACCACCCGGCTTCACCACGATATTACGACTACCCAGCATGTCGTCTTTCAGAATACTGGCATCATCCTGAAGCAATTGCTGATAAACCGTCTTATCAAAGGTTTTGCGGTCTTTGAGCTGGTAAACTCTGACCACGACAGGCTCAGACAGCGAGTTATTTTCGCGAGAGTCGGTGTTCAGTGCTTCACGCGCGGTGAAATCCAGATGCAGGATTTTAATTTGTTTATAGAACACAGAATTAAACGCCGATTTGGTACCGTCGGTAACGCTCTGCGTCACCCCGCAACCGGTCAGAATAAGCGCCATGAGAGGCATCATCCAGCGCACGGTTTTAGTTAAACTTGTACGTGACACGTCGGTTTCCTTGTTGTGGTTTCGCGGGCTCCAGCCCGCTGTAATAGCCCAGTTCTGTCGTAAAGGTTTCAGGAATGTCATCAGGATGGCTATCATCTTCTGCTCCCAGCACGCCGTTCATTCCCAGCCAGAAAGGGTTCTCACCCAGCGGAGGTACGGCCAGCAGTCGAACAGACGTCGTCAGGGTTATTCTGGCCTTAAACCGCCAGCCCAGATACACCCGCAGCATCACCAGGAAATCCATGTACAACTGGCCATCCGGTTTCCAGCCTTGCGCCTCCTGTTCGTTGTCCGTCGCAAGAGCAATCAGCAGCTGGCTGCCGGCATCCATCGCCTCGTCACCCAGCGGCGTATTGCCATCAAGCAGAAAATCTTCGTCACCGTAAAAACCCAGCGGCCTGTCGATCTCTACAGGCCGGAGACAATACGGACTCACCTGTACCTTCGTCTCGGGGGCCAGCAGGCTCACCAGTGCCTGCATCCCTTCCTGAGTTTTGCCCGGTTGTTGCAGAACTCCCAGCAGGGCCAGAAAGCGCGACACTGGCGTGGCAATGTGATTTGCCGTGCCCGGTATTCCAAGCCCCACCAGACCCAATAACGACTGTGAAATGCTGTCGGTTCCGCCGGGCTCAAACGTGGCGGGATAAGAGTATTTACGCCAGACGCGGTAAAACTGCGTCAGGATGCGATGACTGAAAATATCCAGAAACCCCTGCAGCGCCTCATGTCCTTCCCGGCGCTGGGAAATGTCATCCAGATAGGCGGTTGGCAGCGGTGAGTCAACACCGTACATCCCCATAAAGGTCGTGCGGATAAGCGGTGGCCTGCTGTCATCATCCTCGTCATACTCGACAGCCTTCAGTTCACTGGCCGGGAACCCCATTCCAGGGTGCGGTGCAAAGCGTACCGGGTCATCTGCGGGGTGGCTGGTCGATCCCATCAGCGGCCTGCCAGGATTGTTTTTCTCCAGCAGCTGACATAATCGATAGAAGTTAATGCGGTGAAGGTCGGCCTCCAGCCGCGGTGTCAGCCGGGAATGCGGCGGTTGTGCTTCTCTTCCCATTCCAGGCGCTCTCCGGTTGGTTGCAGGATAATTATCAGGCGGTTAAACAGATAGATGTCGGTGTAGAGCGCGAAGAAGCAGCTTAGCATCTCGCCGAACAGACAGATGCCTTCTTTGTGAAGCACTCCATTGAGTTCTGTGGTCAGGAATCGATCTATGCGCCCACTGTCTTTACGGATGAACTCTGCCAGCATCGGCAAAGAGGCGTCACTCTTGCTCGCAGCGAACGGGAAGCGTCCGTCAAAGGCGGTGCGCCAGTTCGCCACCACGGAGCGGCTCCATTTGTCATTCAGGCTCGCCGCCGACGGCTGAAGCACGGTCTCCCAGGCCTGGGTCAGCGGCTGTACAAACATCGAGCTACCAAAACCACTCCACTCTTCACCAAGGCTTGCCGAAATCAGACTGCCATATTGCTGGGTGTCGGTCAGATCCACACTTTTTCCCTGAA from Enterobacter dykesii encodes the following:
- the fadI gene encoding acetyl-CoA C-acyltransferase FadI, producing the protein MSQALPLITRQGDRIAIVSGLRTPFARQATAFHGIPAVDLGKMVVGEMLARSEIPPDVIEQLVFGQVVQMPEAPNIAREIVLGTGMNVHTDAYSVSRACATSFQAVANVAESLMAGTIRAGIAGGADSSSVLPIGASKKLARILVDANKARTTSQKLKLFSRLRLRDLMPVPPAVAEYSTGLRMGDTAEQMAKTYGITREQQDALAHRSHQLAAKAWSEGKLADEVMTAYIPPYREPLAEDNNIRGTSTLADYAKLRPAFDRKHGTVTAANSTPLTDGAAAVILMTESRAKELGITPLGYLRSYAFTAIDVWQDMLLGPAWSTPLALERAGLTLADLTLIDMHEAFAAQTLANVQLLASERFARDVLGRAHATGEVDQSKFNVLGGSIAYGHPFAATGARMITQTLHELRRRGGGFGLVTACAAGGLGAAMVLEAE
- a CDS encoding YfcZ/YiiS family protein, with the translated sequence MSKCSADETPVCCCMDVGTIMDNTDCTASYSRVFTNRAEAEETLAALSKRARDVESDPCEIKSTFTEVEGGVKLDIDFVFACEAETLIFQLGLR
- the fadL gene encoding long-chain fatty acid transporter FadL — its product is MSQKTLFNKTALAVAVALVSTSAWSAGFQLNEFSSSGLGRAYSGEGAIADDAGNASRNPALIMMFDRPTFSAGAIFVDPGVDISGRSPTGADLKSDNIAPTAWVPNMHFVAPINDQFGWGASVTSNYGLATEFNNDYAAGAFGGKTDLETLNLNLSGAYRLDNHWSFGVGFDAVYAKAKIERYAGDLGKVVAGSGALPPALAQRVAGIPADTQIAYLKGDEWGFGWNAGILYELDKNNRYGLTYRSEVKIDFDGDYKSSLPSAYNQILGNFGLPMGTNGQTTGGSLSLHLPEMWELSGYNKVAPQWAVHYSLTYTSWSQFQELKATNSNGDTLFYKDESFRDAYRIALGTTYYMDDNWTFRTGIAFDDSPVPADKRSISIPDQDRFWLSAGATYAFNKDASIDAGISYMHGQKVNFKEGPYEFSSEGKAWLYGMNFNYAF
- the mlaA gene encoding phospholipid-binding lipoprotein MlaA, which translates into the protein MKLRLSALALGATMLVGCASSGEQTGRSDPLEGFNRSMYSFNYNVLDPYVVRPVAVAWRDYVPQPARNGLSNFTSNLEEPAVMVNYFLQGDPYQGMVHFTRFFLNSILGMGGFIDVAGMANPKLQREQPHRFGSTLGHYGVGYGPYVHLPFYGSFTVRDDGGDMVDTLYPVLSWLTWPLSVGKWTVEGIETRAQLLDSDGLLRQSSDPYIMVREAYFQNHDFIANGGKLKPEENPNAKAIENELKDIDSE
- a CDS encoding formate/nitrite transporter family protein codes for the protein MKDVGEEKIGENTEDLEIESEEKARGEKIEIDEDRLPSRAMAIHEHIRQDGEKEMERDAMALFWSAIAAGLSMGASLLAKGIFHVQLEGVPGGFLLENLGYTFGFIIVIMARQQLFTENTVTAVLPVMQNPTLGNFGLLMRLWSVVLLGNIIGTGIAAWAFEYMPIFDEPTRDAFVKIGMDVMKNTPVEMFSNAIISGWIIATMVWMFPSAGSAKIVVIILMTWLIALADTTHIVVGTVEILYLVFNGTLHWSDFFWPFALPTLAGNICGGTFIFALLSHAQIRNDMSNKRKAELKARENDDKSTKKST
- a CDS encoding VasL domain-containing protein; amino-acid sequence: MTKHITLKTGGDPRTLPDYAALRDELSKLTHPARPDVNWQYVQRLCLSMFEQNGVELQTAAWYTFARTHLSGLAGLNEGLAILEALISRQWHTLWPKTQHARMEILSGLSQRLQQRMRMLPFNSSHLSELYRAEALLTSLSAVLQRLELKHLSQLDTLRTLIRSNAERLESSNDASDLNVNMKHDSESPLDKAEPIEEVRWVYVVHQENQPNGEDRTTAPVPVRQWKPFFAGMCSTLVVCIAVAWGWISLSRPDPLATQAFASLAPLPEVLTPVQQNALTLRGTLSSTFITDTQQQLARLDKLPPDWNISYSLQLLEQLQTLRPEEAKSLTMQWQQKFNAAALPVDAMNSWYQGMMTLQQLSHRLSSLDEQKGKYITVSELKSVVFSTIQSFNQTIPAEEQLRRLSQHPAGHALPEAEKTQLELRLKQLATRYAQIKQDSSAQ
- the tssE gene encoding type VI secretion system baseplate subunit TssE — translated: MPQGHNTPSLYEMLTGNFSGGLDLKQVSEENQVILSVLDNMQRVLNCRAGTLAHLPDYGLPDMTKILQGMPGTAHELMGTLSAVLLKYEPRLKKIDVVLLEQNIPGELRYAIDAELKGIGLVRYGTEFMPEGRVLLRHLRQQQYLDTTLRI
- the tssJ gene encoding type VI secretion system lipoprotein TssJ, with translation MSRTSLTKTVRWMMPLMALILTGCGVTQSVTDGTKSAFNSVFYKQIKILHLDFTAREALNTDSRENNSLSEPVVVRVYQLKDRKTFDKTVYQQLLQDDASILKDDMLGSRNIVVKPGGDASLDMPMEEEAQFVAVVGLFRHPDMTNDTWKLVIKRSDLDPDKPRILEAGENHLTLQPLKDN
- the tssG gene encoding type VI secretion system baseplate subunit TssG gives rise to the protein MGREAQPPHSRLTPRLEADLHRINFYRLCQLLEKNNPGRPLMGSTSHPADDPVRFAPHPGMGFPASELKAVEYDEDDDSRPPLIRTTFMGMYGVDSPLPTAYLDDISQRREGHEALQGFLDIFSHRILTQFYRVWRKYSYPATFEPGGTDSISQSLLGLVGLGIPGTANHIATPVSRFLALLGVLQQPGKTQEGMQALVSLLAPETKVQVSPYCLRPVEIDRPLGFYGDEDFLLDGNTPLGDEAMDAGSQLLIALATDNEQEAQGWKPDGQLYMDFLVMLRVYLGWRFKARITLTTSVRLLAVPPLGENPFWLGMNGVLGAEDDSHPDDIPETFTTELGYYSGLEPAKPQQGNRRVTYKFN